From Leptospira kirschneri serovar Cynopteri str. 3522 CT:
AAGACATTAAAAAACAGTTTAACAACTTCGATCCGTCTAATTTGATCGGAATCAATATAGATACATTTCACAAAAATCCAGCCTATCAACGAGGACTTCTAGACAAACTAACGGATACGTTTAGTTCTTCTATCAACATTGGAGGGAGAACCTTTAATCTAATTGCAAATCCGATCATAGACGATGCCGGAGATCGTTTGGGTTCCGTTGTAGAATGGAGCGACGTTACCGAGCAGAATAAGATCGCAGAACAAAGAAAAATTGAAAACGAGGAACTGATTCGGGTAAAGGTAGCATTGGACAATACTTCCACAAACATCATGATCGCGGATAACGAATTCAATATTCGTTATATGAATCAGGCGGTGGTTCGGATGTTCGAAATAGGAGAAGAAGACATTAAAAAACAATTCGCTCATTTTAATCTCAAAAGTTTGGTAGGATCGAACATAGATCAATTCCATAAAAACCCGGCACACCAAAGAGGTGTATTGAGCAGTTTCACCGGAATTCATAAAGCTACGATTAAAATCGGCGGTAGAACCTTTGACCTTATTGCCAATCCAATTTTAGATACAAACGGCAAACGACTCGGTTCGGTCGTTGAATGGTCGGATGTTACAAATGAACTCGCAGTTCAAGAAGAAGTGGAGGGAATCGTAAGCGCCGCTGCAAAAGGAAATTTTACGACTCGAATTTCTCTGGATTCTAAAACCGGTTTTTTTCTAAATTTAAGTCGGTCCCTAAATCAATTGTTGGAAGTGAGCAATCGAGGTTTGAACGAAGTAGTAGAAGCTTTAGAAAGAATTTCCTCTGGGGACCTGACTCAAAAAATTACGAACGAATATCACGGCACCTTTGGAAAGTTAAAGGAATATTCCAATGTTACGATGGACAAATTAAGCGAGATCATTGGGGATATTATCATTCGTTCCTCTAGTTTAGTTACTTCTGCGAGCGAAGTTTCTTCTACTGCCAATTCCTTAAGCCAAGGCGCATCTGAGCAAGCTGCAAGCGTTGAAGAAACTACTTCTTCTTTGGAAGAAATGACTGCGTCCATCGATCAAAACGCTCAGAATTCACGTCAGACGGAACAGATCTCTTCTAAATCTTCTCAAGACGCAGAAGAAGGCGGCGTGTCTGTGATCGAAACCGTTAAGGCGATGAAACAGATTGCGGAAAAAATTAGTATCATCGAAGACATAGCGTATCAAACCAACTTACTCGCGTTAAACGCCGCGATAGAAGCGGCAAGAGCCGGAGACCACGGAAAAGGTTTCGCAGTAGTAGCTTCTGAAGTTCGTAAACTCGCAGAAAGAAGTCAAAAATCCGCAAATGAAATTAGTAGTTTAGCAGGAAACAGCGTGGCCATCGCGGAAAGGGCCGGAGATTTGATTTCTCAGATCGTTCCTTCCATCCGAAAAACTGCAGATCTTGTTCAAGAAATTACGGCTGCAAGCGACGAACAATCTTCAGGAGTTTCCGAAATCAACAAGGCTATGGGACAACTCGATCAGGTTTCTCAGCAAAACGCTTCCGCATCCGAAGAATTAGCCGCAATCTCGGAAGAGATGAATGCACAAGCAGAACAACTCAAAGAGTCAGTTCTATTCTTTAAGATTTCGGACGGGGATAAACGCTTAACCAACGGGGGAGGATTGCTTCATCGAGATCTTTCTGGAACCGGTATCATCAAAGCAACTCCCACAACTAGAAAAGATCTTCCCAAGGGAATATCTCCCATTACCGAAAAATTTGAAAGGTATTAAGAGGGTTTAAAGATGAGCGTTTTAGAGGACAATCAGTTTCTTACGTTTTATCTCGGAAGGGAATATTACGGAATTAGAATATTAAATATTAAAGAAATTATAGAATATTCTGGTTTGACGAACGTTCCTTTAATGCCGGAATTCATTCCTGGAGTGATCAACCTTCGAGGAAATGTAGTTCCGGTCATAGATTTGAAACATAAATTTTTTAGAAGTAAAATCAAACCGGACCGTAAAACCTGCGTGATCATAGTAGAATTACATTCTCAAAAAGAAGGTGACCGAAAGGAAAAAACCGACTTGGGTATTCTTGTCGAATCTGTGGACGAAGTTGTTTCCATTCCGAACGATGATATAGAACCTCCTCCCACTTTTGGCTCTAAAATCAAAGTAGATTTTATTTTAGGAATGGCGAGACAGGAAAATGGTTTTATCATCATTCTGAATACTGAAAAAATTCTAAATCTGGAAGAACTCACTTCTTTAGAAGAAAATCAGCCCACCGAAGTCGTTTTAGAAACTACATGATATTAGAACCAGATTCGGTCAGAGATTTATTTTTACAACCCGGCGGCTTTTATTGGGGAAAAGGAAATATCAGAATTAGAACTTTGCTCGGCTCTTGCATTTCAATCTGTTTTTGGCATCCTTCCCTTCTCTCCGGAGGAATGGCGCACGTTATGCTACCTTTTAGACCTTCTTCGATTCATTTCGATGATAGTCTAAATGCGAAGTATGTAGAAGACGCGTTTCAGTTATTCTTTGAAAAGTTAGTAGGATCGAAAAGGCAGTATCAAATTAAACTATTCGGAGGAGCGTCCATGTTCTCTACGGAAGAGGAAAAACTTCTAGAACTCAAATCGGTTCGAGATATAGGAATGAAAAACATACTTTCCGTCAAAGAACATTTAAACAAGAACCAACTTCCAATTACCTCCGAAGACTTAGGAGGTTTTTCCCATCGAAGAATTTTTTTTTCACTTTGGGACGGTGAAATTTATGTAGAAAGGCCCGAACATACATGATTCAAGTTTTTATCATCGATGATTCTGCGGTAGTTCGTCAGGTTCTTACTCAAATCCTGAACAAAGATCCGGAAATCGAAATCATTGGTTTTGCTTCCGATCCTATTTTTGCTTTTGAAAAACTTTCCTCAATTTGGCCGGACGTATTTATACTCGATATAGAAATGCCTCGTATGGACGGAATTTCTTTTTTAAAAAAGATCATGTCAGAAAAACCAACTCCGGTCATCATCTGTTCTTCGTTAGCTGAAAAAGAATCCGAAACAGCGGTTCTGGCTATGAAACTAGGAGCGGTAGACGTTCTCGAAAAACCCAAAATTGGTCTAAAAAATTTTTTGGAAGAATCGGAAATTCTTTTTATAGATTCTGTCAGAGCCGCATCAAACGCTCGAATCAAAATTCATTCTTTTCAAAACGACGATTCTAAATTTTTCGAAAATCATAAACAGTCCAAAGCGGATTTCTCTAAAATTAATACGACTGATAAACTCATCGCAATCGGAACTTCCACTGGAGGAACCCAGGCTTTAGAATTTATTCTTACACAATTAAACGTTCATTGTCCCGGAATTGTGATCGTACAACACATGCCCGAAAAATTTACGGAAACGTTTGCCAATCGACTCAATCAGATTTGTAAAATTCAAATAAAGGAAGCAAAAGACGGAGACCGTATTCAGCTGGGATCCGCATATATCGCTCCCGGAAATAAACATATGGAAATTTTTCTAAGTGGAGCTCAGTTTCATATTCGGGTGTTAGACGGTCCTTTAGTAAATAGACATAGACCTTCCGTAGATACTCTTTTTCATTCTGTGGCAAAGATAGCAGGTAAAAACGCTAAAGGAATCATCATGACTGGAATGGGAAACGACGGAGCCAACGGGCTTTTAAAAATGAAACAGTCCGGAGCACATACGATCGCTCAAGACGAAACAAGTTGTGTGGTTTTTGGAATGCCTAAGGAAGCTATTTTAAAAGGTGCGGTTGATTCCATTCTACCTTTATCCAAAATCGTAAGGGAGGTTCAGTATTTTTAAGTTAGAATATAATTAATTTCTAAAAAACATTCCAGTGAAATTGAGTTCAATCCCCGCCTTGTTTCATTTAAACTTACTTTCACTAATATTTACTGAATTTACACAAAATTTCTCCACGAAACCATAACCTAATATTGATTATACGAATTCGATATTTTCGAAAAAACGGACTTAAAAGTCCCGTTCTTTCCTATCGAAATCAAAAATTCAAATCAGACTTAACGTAACTTTCTTTTTTCTTTCCGCGACTTCCGTTTCAGTTTCAATATGAATCACTTCATCCGGAACAATTTTGAAAATAGTCTGACCTTTAGAAATGATTTTTCCGTCGCTGTCGTTTAACAAAATCTCTTTTACGGTTCCGCTAAACGGCGCTGAAATTTTGTTGAACATTTTCATTACTTCTACGATGAACAAAGGTTGTCCCGCCTTAAAATGATCCCCTACTTTTACCATAGGAGGAAGATCAGGAGCTTCTTTCGAATAAAACATTCCTCCCATAGGAGCTACGATTTCGTCCGAACTAGCTTTAGGTGGAGGAGCTAAAAACTTAATCAAAGAATCCCTAGTTTCTGTTTTCCTAAATTCTTCCGGAATGATAGCTTCTAATTTTTCATCCACTTCCAATTTATAAAATCCGGAATTGAGTCCAGCGTAAGGAATAAATTTTAACAGTTCAAGCCCCGCCTGATAACCATTATGCGAAGTAAAAACAGACTGTAACAATCCGGATTCGATTCCATTCAGAGATTTTCCAGAGTTCAAGCTTGTAACGAGTTCTATCGAATCCGCAGAAATCCCAGTTCTTTTTGCAAGTTCTTGGTAAAAAGAAAGCGCCTTTTGAAGAACTTCATCATCGTGATCCCATATTTGTTCTGAAGGAGGAAGATTCGGATCGGCTTCCATATTTAGATAATGATAAAGATCCGCAAGTATAAAGATCGGATTTCTAAGCCATTCAATTTTGGAACCGGAAATTTTCCAGGAACGATTCAGATGAAAACCGATAAATCCGGCGGTTAAGTGAGCGTCTTTAATCAGCTCCCCGATTGGTCTTGTGATCAAAGTCAATTTTCTACTTAGAACTTTTTTAAGATCCGCAGAAGACGCCTCTGAAATCATTTTTTTCCAAGCGATTTCCAGATCCACATCCTTGATGATCTTTTCTAAAGCGCCTACTCCGGCGAGATAAGAAATCATAAAAGAAGTGGAAGGTTTGAACATCGCGTCTTTTCCAAGAATCCAGTGAATCAGACCATAATGAACCAAAAGATTTGTCTGTAGGTCGTAACCTCTTAATTCAGTCTTTCTTAATATATTTCCGAGACGAATTAAATTGTCCTTACGATTTTCTCCGTGAGAAATAAGTAGAGCAATATTGGAATCATACGCTCCAGCTACTTTATAATGTACGAATAGACCCATATCCGGATTTCGGATGCTGATCCCTTGATCGTCCCTGATCTCGTCCGCAAGAGGTTTAGACCAATTCATGATCACACCACCCGCGTGCGGTTGAATCGCTTTGTTAGTAGCGTTGATACGCACTTCCGCTCCGGATGGAAACCTAAAAATTCTTTCCGGTTTTTGAAGTCTTTTTCCATGAAGAGAAAGAAGTGCCATCGCTTCGATCAAACTATCTACGATAAAAAATTCATTCTGATTTTCCGGATTCTTAAACTTCAAAGAATACACCATCTCAGTGACTCTATGTTCTACTTGAATTCTAGTATTCACTTCCATAAAGAAATGATTGGTCCCTTCTACGATGGACTCGAATGTAGAAACACTATTGAGTTTTACTGCGGCTCCGAAACGTTCTGATTGTTCTTCCATTTCTCTCAGAACTTTAAGATCTCCTTTGAGGACTTCCGCCTTTTTAGGATGTGTGGCCACACAAACGGCAATTTCTTTTTCGAGAAGTTCTTGAGTTAAAGAAAGTTCTAGAAGTTTTTGTTCGTGCATTTGGACCGAACAATCCCTTCCACCGAGCGCCAGACACCATTCTCCGTTTCCAATGAGTTGAATTTCGTTGTGTCTTGTATTTTCTATGTTTAATTCTATTAGAAAATTCTTATTGGTTCCAGGAGCCGTGACCTTAGACTCCGAAAGAATTTCCTGAACCGCACCTTTTACTTCTTCCGGTTTGGAAACCACTCTTTGTCCTTTTCCGCCGCCACCACCGATGTATTTAAAACGTATTCTATTTTTGGAATATTTCTCCCAAATTTTTTTACATTCTTTTTCGGCTTCAACTTGAAGATCCGTTATGGATACAAGTTCTATAATTTTAGAATATCCTAATTCTAGCAAGTTCTCCGCGTTCACTTCCAAAGACAAAGAAGGATCAAAAACAAAATCGATTCCTTTTTCTTTTGCGATTTTTTCGAGAGACTTAGCGTCAGGGGCCTTTGCTAACAATGCAAGAGAAGAAATATTATCCACACCAGGAGTTACGGAAACTTCCAACTTTCTTGCGATTTTTTTTGCGGCGTCTTTGGAACCAGCCTGATCGGCTACATACGAAGCAGGTCCCATAAAAATGACTCCGCTTTTTTCGATCGCGGAAATGAATTCAGAATCTTCCGCCATAAATCCGTAACCGGCAAAGATATGAGTATATTTGTTATCTTTTGCGATGGAAATGATCTGTTCGATCCTTTCCATCTTTTCTTCCTTACCCGCTCCCATATAATCTGGAACACGATGGATATTATTAGGAAAACGAAATCCTCTTAGTTCTGGAGCCAAGGCCATCGGATACACGACCGAATCTTTTTCGGAAAGTAAGATTCCGTATTCTCTGATTCCGATCGAATCGAAAATTTCCATTGCTTCTTTTCGGACTGGCCCCCTACAAACGATCAGACATTTGATCGATTCCAAAGAAAAAGAACGGATCCAAGGAGAACTGGATTGATGAAATTGAATACGATTGTTTTGAAAGTCGATCATGTTAGATTACTCAAACTCCCTTTGAGGTCCGGACAACGGAGCCGGTTTATAATGTCGGATTAAATAATCCAGATTTTGGAAAAGAATGTTTCTGGTCGTTCCAGGAAGAACAATTCTAGAAACGGAACCGAGAGAAAGCGCTTCTTTCGGATTCATCAATTCTCTTTCGTATTGAGTAGAAAGTGTCTGAAGTTTTTTATCTCGAATTACGACGGCTTCCTTTTCGGACATTCCTTTCTTTACATTTTCTTGATATTCTTTTTGAATGGAAGAAACCTCGTCCTTATAAACATAGTCTTTTCCAGCGGGGCCCATTACCGCAATTCTAGCAGTCGGAAGCGCAAACACCATGTCCGCTCCGGTGTGATAAGAATTAAAACAAGCGTAAGCACCTCCGAATGCATTTCGAATAATCAGCGTTAGACGAGGCGTACGAATATCTATGATAGAATCTAGAAGTTTCCTTCCTTCGAGTACGATTCCGTTTTGTTCCTGCTCTTTTCCGGGTAAAAATCCCGTCGTATCTTCTAAAAAAACGATCGGAATATTATAGAGGTTGCAGAATCGAATAAATCTAGTTCCTTTTCTGGCCGCACCAATGTCTATCTGTCCGGAAGAAACCGCGGAGTTGTTTGCGACAAATGCGACAACGTGTCCTCCAATTCTTCCGAAAGCAGTCACCAAGTTTCTGGAACGTTGTCCTTGGATTTCAAAATACTGACCGTGGTCGCAAATATTTTGTAGATACAAAGTGATGTCGAAAGGAGTATTCATCCCAGTAGGAGAATTAAACGTTTTCTTAAATAAAATTTCCTCTTCGTAGATAAACCTGTCTGTAGGATCGGAAGTAGCATGAAAAGGAGCCAAAGAATGATTGTTATCCGGAAGATACGAAAGTAAACGAAGAGCGGTTCTTAAAGAACCCAATTCGTCCCCGGTAACAATATCCACTACACCACTTTGTCCGTGAACCTTAGGACCTCCCAAATCGTCCGCGGAAATATCTTCGCCTAATACCGATTTAACGACTCCGGGACCAGTTAAACCAAAGAAGGTATTATCACACTGAATCATAAAAGATCCCTGGCGCGGAAGATAGGCTCCTCCACCCGCGTTGAACCCGAACATAAGCATCAAACTAGGAACCACTCCACTGATCTTACGAAGTGCAGTAAATGCCTCACTATAACCGTCCAGTCCTCCTACTCCGGCAGGAACAAAAGCTCCTGCGGAATCATTCATACCAATCAGAGGAATGCCGTGTTCTCCGGCCATATAAATCAGTCTGGCGAGTTTACTTCCGTTGGTAGCATCCATCGAACCAGCGCGAAGAGTAAAATCGTGACCATAGACGGCCACGTCTCTACCGTTGATATTTAAAATTCCCGTAACTAAAGAAGCTCCGTCTAAACTTTTTCCCCAGTTTTGATAGAGAATATTGGGTTCTTGATCCGTAAGCACCTTAATTCTTTCCCAAACGGTCATCCTGTCTTTGGAATGTTGAACTAAAATCCTATCAACTCCTCCACCTAAAAGAGGTTTGTTGAGTAGTTCTTTTCCCAACTCATTTGCTTCTTCGTAAAGACCACGGGGCTTAAGAATTTCAGGTTCGGAAGTGGATTGAAATGGATTTTCCAGGGAATACTTTGCTTCGGACATGAGAGAACCTTTCAATGGAATAAAATAAATCCAGTTTTTAAAGAAAGGATTCTCGGGAAAGTTAAATTCGAGTCGGATGTAAGAAGAGAAACTATTTTATAGCGGATTCTAGAGTTTCAAAAATGCTAAACATGGAATTCATATCTATGATTTCGAATACCTTTCTCACAGCAGGTTTGATCCCTGCCAATCGGAACTCCACGTCTTTTTCTCTACAAATTCTGAGAGCGGCTACAATGATTCTGAGTCCCGCAGACGAAATGAATTCAACAGAAGAAAGATCTAAAACGATCACACGAGAATTTCCAGTTTTGATCTGTTCCATAAAAGCAGATTCTATCTTATGAGTATTGTGTACGTCTAAGTTCCCAATCAAATGAATGATTTTAGAATGATTTTTAATTTCAGACGTTATTTCCATTGGAAGCCTTGTTTTGAAAATTCTTTTTGAGAACTAAAAAATTCTTTCCACCTTCACTGGAATAATCGACCGAATCCATGAGCTTTTCGATCAGATACACTCCAAAACCACCCTTTCTTTTGCCGCTTAGATTGTCTTCGATGGATGGATCTTGAACGTCTTCTCTATTAAAGACTTTCCCAGAATCAATTAATACAATGGTAATCCAATCCCCTGTAAAGCGTATTTTACATTCGAATTTCGGATTTTTCAAATCTGTATTTTCATAACCGTGCATCACTATATTCGTACCCGCCTCGTCGCAAGCGAGAAGAATATCGTCTCTTTGAGAATCCTCTAAATTTCGAACCTTAATCGTTTGATATACAAATTCTCTAAACAAAGGAATTGCAGAAGTTTTAGCCTCGAAAACCCGAGAAAACTGATAGTTATCGTTAAACTTCAAAATCATCACAGTAAAATCGTCGAATAACTCAGGTGCTCCTGAAAATTCCCGCACAAGTTTGAAAAGTTCTTCAACAATCTGTTCCGAAGGAAGATGTCTTCTAACAATCACTTCTCGGATCATTCTTTCTAAACCAAATTCTTCATCCTTGGAATTTTTTTCTTCAATCGCACCATCGGTATAAAGAATGAACATATCTCCCGGTTCCACGGTCAGACTTCCTCCTTTATAACTCGCAGAAGGAAGAACTCCTAAAGGAGGACCTGAACCTTTGATAATCTCCCAAGAACCGTCTTTTCGAATCAGAACCTGATCGTTATGACCGGCGGACGCATAATCTAAAGTGAATATTGCAGGATTATAATGAATGAAAAACGTAGTCACAAACATTCCGTTATGCGAGTCCTCGTAGATGAGGGCATTTCCCTGTTTCAAAATTTCTTCGGGATCTAAATCGTGATCTCTGGCAAGAGTTCGTATGATGGATGAACTCATGGCCATAAAAATCGCTGCCGGAAGACTTTTTCCGGAAACATCCGATATGAGAAAAGAATACTGGCCATCCTGATACTGATAGTAATCGTAAAAATCCCCCGAAACCTCTTTAGCTGGAACGGATTTAACTCCCAGATCAAAATTAGAATGAAACGCTTTAGATTCTGGTAATATGTTTTTTTGAATCTCCCTAGTGATCTCTATTTCTCTTTCCAAGGAACGTTGCATCGCTTTTCTAGAAATCATCTCATTCTGAAGTTTCAAAGTTTCGTGTCCTCTTGCGACCAAGGACGCGAAGGTCTGCAAAAGTCTAAGATGAGAATAATTGTAAGAAAGTTTATCCACACGATCCGAAACGGTAATCACTCCAAAGGCATTTCTTCCAGGATTTGTCAAAGGAAGAACGATATAAGAACCTTTTAAAAACTCCAAATCCAATTCATGATTAAATTCAAAATTTTGAATATCTTCTTTGATCGTGGTTTTTTCCTCCTCAATCGAACGATAAATAAAACTTCCCTGATAATCCTTGGTTCTAAAAATTTCCACGATCTTTTCAGACGTATAAGAAATAGAAGTAAGAAGACCCATCTTACGGTTGATCAAAAAAATTCCAGTTCTACCAGCATCCATCTCGTTATGAATTACAGGAATCGAATGTTTCATTAAATCCGCTTGACTTTTAGCGGAGGAAACTACTTGCGAAAGTTCGAATAAACTTTCCAACTCCGATACTTTTTTTCGGAGATCCTTGTTTGCATCTTCTAAATTTTGTAGAAGTCCAGTCTTTTGAATCGCAAGTGCAGAGGTTCCGGAAAAACTTAAAAAAAGTTCCAGATCTTCTTCTGTAAAAGAGTTCCGATCAATTGTGTTGATCGTTTCGATAACTCCGATTACCTGACCTTCCACTAAAAGAGGTGCGGCCATGATGTTTCTAGTCACAAAATGGGAAGCCTTATCCACTTCTCTGTAAACACGAGGATCGTTCATCGCATCATTAATGATCATCGGTTTTTTATCTTGAACTACCATCCCGGCGATACCTTTTCCAACCGGAACTTTGACCTTAGTGACCTCGTCTCTTTTCTCTCCTAAAACCGTATGAAAATAGAGGTATTCCTTTGTATCGTCCAAAAGAAGTACACTACACGCCTCGGTTCTAAATACGGATTTGGAAGAAAGCATAATCGCTTCTAAAAGTTGAGAAAGATCCAGAGATTTATTGATCAGTCCTGAAACTCGAATGATTTCAGTTAACAAAAAATCGAAACGATCCGTTTGTTTTCGGATTTGTACAGATTCAAGCGCTACCCTAGATATGGTCATCAAAGAAAGAACGACTAAAGAAGATTCTCCCGAGATAAAAGACTTTTCCAAAAGATCAGATATAACTCGAACCGTCTCTTTTAGATGTGTAAAATCGGATTCCCTAAATTCTCCACCTTCTTGATCGGATCTTCCAAGTAGGATAGTTCCAAATATTTTTTTTTGATCCTCCAAAGCAGAGGTTCCGAGTTCTCCTACGTGTAACACACAGCAGACGGAATTTTGTTCTAACTGGGGAATGATTTTATTCGGACTTATCCCTTTTTTCAGATTGAGATCTTGGCCCGTTTTAAAACAAAACTCGGATACAAGTTTTGCTTCTTCAATCTTATTAGAAGGATGATTTCCGTAAATGGACTTTAAGGTTCCGTCTTCTAAACGAAAACTGAATATTCCAAATTTTGCAGATGTTATATGAATGATTTCAGTAAGAAGAGTTTCAAAAACTACCGCGAGCCCCGGATTGTCTTCCAAATAAAGACTTCCATCAGAGCCTTGTCTGAGAAGGGAATCCTGTTTTTTATTTGAGATCAAAGCGAAAAAGTTAAGTATCAGCCGACTTGAAACTTTAAGGCTTCTTCCCTAAGTTTCTTATTTACACTTTCCAACTCTTTAATACGAGACAGAGCACTCATCAATTCTTCACGGGAAAGATTGGTAACTACGTTTGTAGCGTCAAAAGCTTCCTTAACGTCCTTAAGTTCTTTTCCGGAATATTGAATGATCCCCTCATACATACGAATGATTTCGTCTGCATTCTCTAATTCCTGTTCGTTAAGTCTTAAAACTTTTTCATAACCTTTGATGATGTCGTTTTGGATCTTTAGTTTTTTCTGTAAATCTTCGATCGACTCACTCATCCTAAGACACTCCTGTATTTGTATTGACTTCGAAGAAATCGGTAAAAACCTGCTTCTCAAGCGGGGACGTAGCTCAGTTGGGAGAGCGTTTGAATGGCATTCAAAAGGTCGGGGGTTCGATTCCCCTCGTCTCCAAGTTCGACCTGCCGCCACTTGAGTTTTTAGCCTTTTGACTCGGTGTCAAACTATTTTACAACCGA
This genomic window contains:
- a CDS encoding STAS domain-containing protein, whose amino-acid sequence is MEITSEIKNHSKIIHLIGNLDVHNTHKIESAFMEQIKTGNSRVIVLDLSSVEFISSAGLRIIVAALRICREKDVEFRLAGIKPAVRKVFEIIDMNSMFSIFETLESAIK
- a CDS encoding acyl-CoA carboxylase subunit beta, with product MSEAKYSLENPFQSTSEPEILKPRGLYEEANELGKELLNKPLLGGGVDRILVQHSKDRMTVWERIKVLTDQEPNILYQNWGKSLDGASLVTGILNINGRDVAVYGHDFTLRAGSMDATNGSKLARLIYMAGEHGIPLIGMNDSAGAFVPAGVGGLDGYSEAFTALRKISGVVPSLMLMFGFNAGGGAYLPRQGSFMIQCDNTFFGLTGPGVVKSVLGEDISADDLGGPKVHGQSGVVDIVTGDELGSLRTALRLLSYLPDNNHSLAPFHATSDPTDRFIYEEEILFKKTFNSPTGMNTPFDITLYLQNICDHGQYFEIQGQRSRNLVTAFGRIGGHVVAFVANNSAVSSGQIDIGAARKGTRFIRFCNLYNIPIVFLEDTTGFLPGKEQEQNGIVLEGRKLLDSIIDIRTPRLTLIIRNAFGGAYACFNSYHTGADMVFALPTARIAVMGPAGKDYVYKDEVSSIQKEYQENVKKGMSEKEAVVIRDKKLQTLSTQYERELMNPKEALSLGSVSRIVLPGTTRNILFQNLDYLIRHYKPAPLSGPQREFE
- a CDS encoding biotin/lipoyl-containing protein, with amino-acid sequence MIDFQNNRIQFHQSSSPWIRSFSLESIKCLIVCRGPVRKEAMEIFDSIGIREYGILLSEKDSVVYPMALAPELRGFRFPNNIHRVPDYMGAGKEEKMERIEQIISIAKDNKYTHIFAGYGFMAEDSEFISAIEKSGVIFMGPASYVADQAGSKDAAKKIARKLEVSVTPGVDNISSLALLAKAPDAKSLEKIAKEKGIDFVFDPSLSLEVNAENLLELGYSKIIELVSITDLQVEAEKECKKIWEKYSKNRIRFKYIGGGGGKGQRVVSKPEEVKGAVQEILSESKVTAPGTNKNFLIELNIENTRHNEIQLIGNGEWCLALGGRDCSVQMHEQKLLELSLTQELLEKEIAVCVATHPKKAEVLKGDLKVLREMEEQSERFGAAVKLNSVSTFESIVEGTNHFFMEVNTRIQVEHRVTEMVYSLKFKNPENQNEFFIVDSLIEAMALLSLHGKRLQKPERIFRFPSGAEVRINATNKAIQPHAGGVIMNWSKPLADEIRDDQGISIRNPDMGLFVHYKVAGAYDSNIALLISHGENRKDNLIRLGNILRKTELRGYDLQTNLLVHYGLIHWILGKDAMFKPSTSFMISYLAGVGALEKIIKDVDLEIAWKKMISEASSADLKKVLSRKLTLITRPIGELIKDAHLTAGFIGFHLNRSWKISGSKIEWLRNPIFILADLYHYLNMEADPNLPPSEQIWDHDDEVLQKALSFYQELAKRTGISADSIELVTSLNSGKSLNGIESGLLQSVFTSHNGYQAGLELLKFIPYAGLNSGFYKLEVDEKLEAIIPEEFRKTETRDSLIKFLAPPPKASSDEIVAPMGGMFYSKEAPDLPPMVKVGDHFKAGQPLFIVEVMKMFNKISAPFSGTVKEILLNDSDGKIISKGQTIFKIVPDEVIHIETETEVAERKKKVTLSLI
- a CDS encoding chemotaxis protein CheD, with the translated sequence MILEPDSVRDLFLQPGGFYWGKGNIRIRTLLGSCISICFWHPSLLSGGMAHVMLPFRPSSIHFDDSLNAKYVEDAFQLFFEKLVGSKRQYQIKLFGGASMFSTEEEKLLELKSVRDIGMKNILSVKEHLNKNQLPITSEDLGGFSHRRIFFSLWDGEIYVERPEHT
- a CDS encoding chemotaxis protein CheW, encoding MSVLEDNQFLTFYLGREYYGIRILNIKEIIEYSGLTNVPLMPEFIPGVINLRGNVVPVIDLKHKFFRSKIKPDRKTCVIIVELHSQKEGDRKEKTDLGILVESVDEVVSIPNDDIEPPPTFGSKIKVDFILGMARQENGFIIILNTEKILNLEELTSLEENQPTEVVLETT
- a CDS encoding methyl-accepting chemotaxis protein, whose amino-acid sequence is MFRKNLGIWIGLAITINGFVFLSIQNFRGSNPSTETNFGEQLQSVQRSSESFLKTEESISEFSLYLSLGKEKETLISSLEEIEKNLKNLRSYFSESDRKKNPEILKFDKKIRTLFSSIEELKEKISRSKDLKKDTSLFLKSDFFADLSSFRQTRSEIAKELLNSAETASAAVVPSTPTEIQFLITILEYSGISILLISFLWWSNRSNQRIIFNLEMEFLRMRTAVDNVTTNIMMADRNFNIVYMNKAIQMMFNKAETDIKKQLSNFNPSNLLGTNIDSFHKNPAHQRGLLNKLSDTFRSSITIGGREFDLIANPIVDVNGNKLGTVVEWSDVTEQNKIQKQRKLENEELTRVKVALDNVTTNIMMADRNLNIVYMNKSIRVMFHSAEEDIKKQFNNFDPSNLIGINIDTFHKNPAYQRGLLDKLTDTFSSSINIGGRTFNLIANPIIDDAGDRLGSVVEWSDVTEQNKIAEQRKIENEELIRVKVALDNTSTNIMIADNEFNIRYMNQAVVRMFEIGEEDIKKQFAHFNLKSLVGSNIDQFHKNPAHQRGVLSSFTGIHKATIKIGGRTFDLIANPILDTNGKRLGSVVEWSDVTNELAVQEEVEGIVSAAAKGNFTTRISLDSKTGFFLNLSRSLNQLLEVSNRGLNEVVEALERISSGDLTQKITNEYHGTFGKLKEYSNVTMDKLSEIIGDIIIRSSSLVTSASEVSSTANSLSQGASEQAASVEETTSSLEEMTASIDQNAQNSRQTEQISSKSSQDAEEGGVSVIETVKAMKQIAEKISIIEDIAYQTNLLALNAAIEAARAGDHGKGFAVVASEVRKLAERSQKSANEISSLAGNSVAIAERAGDLISQIVPSIRKTADLVQEITAASDEQSSGVSEINKAMGQLDQVSQQNASASEELAAISEEMNAQAEQLKESVLFFKISDGDKRLTNGGGLLHRDLSGTGIIKATPTTRKDLPKGISPITEKFERY
- a CDS encoding protein-glutamate methylesterase/protein-glutamine glutaminase, which translates into the protein MIQVFIIDDSAVVRQVLTQILNKDPEIEIIGFASDPIFAFEKLSSIWPDVFILDIEMPRMDGISFLKKIMSEKPTPVIICSSLAEKESETAVLAMKLGAVDVLEKPKIGLKNFLEESEILFIDSVRAASNARIKIHSFQNDDSKFFENHKQSKADFSKINTTDKLIAIGTSTGGTQALEFILTQLNVHCPGIVIVQHMPEKFTETFANRLNQICKIQIKEAKDGDRIQLGSAYIAPGNKHMEIFLSGAQFHIRVLDGPLVNRHRPSVDTLFHSVAKIAGKNAKGIIMTGMGNDGANGLLKMKQSGAHTIAQDETSCVVFGMPKEAILKGAVDSILPLSKIVREVQYF